From the genome of Bacteroidota bacterium, one region includes:
- a CDS encoding purine-nucleoside phosphorylase, with protein VFPVRVMKFLGIKLLVLSNASGGLNPDYNIGDIMIIQDHINLSGENPLIGHNDPELGDRFPDMSEPYDMQYSQMALKIARRKKVRCHTGVYAGVKGPNYETPAEYKYLRIIGADAVGMSTVHEVITARHMKIKCIAFSVISDLGIQGKIVPITHKIVLEEASKAEPHLAMILSELIPEIFNQE; from the coding sequence GTATTTCCTGTCAGGGTCATGAAATTTTTGGGAATCAAATTATTGGTTTTATCAAATGCAAGTGGAGGCCTCAATCCCGATTATAACATTGGTGATATTATGATCATTCAGGATCATATCAATCTGAGTGGCGAGAATCCTCTCATCGGTCATAATGATCCTGAACTGGGAGATAGATTCCCCGATATGAGCGAACCTTATGACATGCAATACAGCCAAATGGCATTAAAAATTGCCCGAAGGAAAAAGGTTCGTTGCCACACCGGAGTTTATGCAGGTGTAAAAGGTCCCAATTATGAAACCCCTGCAGAATACAAGTACCTGCGAATCATAGGAGCGGATGCAGTTGGAATGTCAACCGTGCATGAAGTGATCACCGCCAGACACATGAAAATCAAGTGCATAGCCTTCTCGGTTATTTCTGACCTGGGTATACAAGGAAAAATAGTACCCATCACACATAAAATCGTTCTTGAGGAAGCCTCCAAAGCTGAGCCCCATCTGGCAATGATCCTTTCAGAACTTATCCCTGAAATATTCAATCAAGAATAA
- a CDS encoding alanine/ornithine racemase family PLP-dependent enzyme, which translates to MAYLELDKGKLEHNYSFLEALFKKHQIEWGVVSKLLCGNRLYLKELLSLGVREILDSRISNLKTIKNIAPHVETVYIKPPARRVIKSLVKYADASFNTEFETIRLISEEAGRQNKIHKVIIMIEMGDLREGVLGEKLMDFYESVFKLPNIEVSGIGTNLNCLSGVMPSHDKLIQLSLYEQLIEAKFNRKINWVSGGSSVTIPLLLKRMVPVGVNHFRIGETLFTGKNLINGKTLKGMKADVFRLYAEIIELSKKPLVPTGELGKNVAGEEIEINESDYGKSSYRAILDLGLLDIDISHLFPVDQKMQFYGASSDMIVVDLGDNRQKYKPGDLIPFGADYMGLLNLMNSDYIEKKIV; encoded by the coding sequence ATGGCATATCTGGAATTAGATAAGGGAAAATTAGAGCATAATTATTCTTTCCTGGAGGCTCTCTTTAAAAAGCATCAGATAGAATGGGGGGTTGTAAGCAAACTGCTTTGTGGGAACAGGCTGTATCTGAAAGAGTTACTATCGTTGGGGGTCAGGGAAATTCTCGACTCCAGGATCAGTAACCTTAAAACCATAAAAAACATTGCTCCTCATGTGGAAACGGTTTATATTAAACCTCCTGCCAGACGAGTCATAAAATCCCTGGTAAAATACGCAGATGCTAGTTTTAATACCGAATTTGAAACCATCCGCCTGATCTCCGAAGAAGCGGGACGCCAAAATAAGATTCATAAGGTTATCATCATGATAGAAATGGGCGACTTGCGGGAAGGCGTTTTGGGTGAGAAACTGATGGATTTTTACGAAAGCGTTTTCAAGCTTCCGAATATTGAAGTAAGCGGTATAGGCACAAACCTCAATTGCCTGAGCGGTGTGATGCCATCTCACGACAAACTGATTCAGCTCAGTTTATACGAACAATTGATTGAAGCAAAATTTAACAGAAAAATCAACTGGGTGTCCGGGGGATCTTCTGTTACCATTCCTCTGCTCCTCAAGAGGATGGTTCCTGTAGGTGTTAATCATTTCAGAATTGGAGAAACCCTTTTTACCGGTAAGAATCTGATAAACGGTAAAACATTGAAGGGTATGAAAGCAGATGTATTTCGCTTGTATGCCGAGATCATCGAGTTGAGTAAAAAACCACTGGTACCGACCGGTGAGCTTGGCAAGAATGTTGCCGGGGAAGAAATTGAAATCAATGAATCGGATTACGGGAAATCATCTTACCGGGCAATACTCGATCTGGGTCTGCTGGATATTGATATATCCCATCTTTTCCCGGTTGATCAGAAAATGCAATTTTATGGTGCCTCAAGCGATATGATTGTAGTTGATCTCGGAGATAACCGTCAAAAATACAAACCCGGCGACCTGATTCCCTTCGGTGCTGATTATATGGGATTACTGAACCTTATGAATTCCGACTATATAGAAAAGAAAATCGTTTAA